In the Desulfitobacterium hafniense DCB-2 genome, TCTATAAAAACGGCTCACCCTCTTTTGTCACCGGGGCACGGGCCGTTTTGGTTTGGGCATGGAACGCTCTCCATACCCCCAGGTACCGGCATGAGATCTACACTTGGAATTATGGCAACGAAGTGGAGCAGTTGATTGGCCAGCCTTTTACGGATGACCTCAAGCGTTCTGAGGTAACCCGATTTGTAAGGGAATGCCTGTTAATCAATCCATATATTACAGATGTAGCCGATATAACAGTTAATTTTGCCAATGAAACAGTAAAGGTTAGCTGCAGAATAATCACAGTTTATGGGGAGGTGAATCTCAATGTTTGAAACGATTACTCCTGAAAGTATCAAAGAAAATATCCTAAATGAACTTGCGCTGGTAGATGTCCGGGAAGGAAGCTATACGAATAATCTTGTCAGCCCGACTGCTTTAGCAATCTGGAAGCTTTACGACAGCTTGAATGCTCTTATTCCCATGGTCTATGTGGATGAGACCTCCGGAGTATATATTGACAAAAAGGCTGCCCATTATGGGATCACCAGAAAATCCGGTACAAAGGCTACCGCAGTGCTGCACTTCACAGGAGTTGACGGTAAGGTGGTTCCTAAAGGGACGGTTTTTCTAACAGGTGACGGCCTGGAATTTGTGACTGAGTCGGCGGTTACGATCACCGCCGGAGCAGCCCGCACCACAGCCATAGCGGCTGAAGCAGGCGAAGCCTACAATGTTCCCGGCGGCAGCATTACTCAGCAGATTGTCAGTATCTCGGGACTTACCGGCGTAACCAATGATGCTGCTGTCGGGGGCACAGACCCGGAAAGCGATAAAAGCCTGGTCGAAAGGCTCTATGCCTATCTTCGCAAGCCGGCAACCAGCGGCAATGTTTACCATTATGAACAATGGGCTTTGGCTGTTGATGGTGTGGGAGGGGTAAAGGTAGCTCCCCTCTGGAATGGACCGGGCACGGTTAAGGTCCTGATCGTAAGCCCTGCTAAAGCTCCTGTGGATCAAGAGGTTGTGACCCGTTGCGCTGACCATATCCAACAGAATAGGCCCATTGGAGCGGCGGTGACAGTAGAAAGCGCCTCGGCACTTATGATTAACGTAGAGGCAACAATTACTATTGAAAGTACAACCACCAAGTCCGCGGTGAAGGAAGCTTTCGCGAACAGCTTGAACGCTTATTTGCAGAGCATTGCTTTTGAAAAGTACGAATTGATTTACAATCGCCTTGCTTTTATGCTCCTGGATATCGAAGGTGTCATTGACTATGAGGATCTAACCGTCAATGGCGGAACATCAAATATTACCATCGCCGCTAATGAGGTCCCTGTAGCAGGAATGGTGGTGATCAGTTAATGGCGGAGCTGATTGAGTTATTGCCGGCCAATTACAAGAACAGTCAGGAAGTCGTGGAACTGCAGGAGGCTTTGGGAAATCACATCGCGGCTGCAACGGCGGCTAAAGCCGATGTGTTTAAGCAGCTGGATGTCAACACAGCTACCTGGG is a window encoding:
- a CDS encoding DUF2634 domain-containing protein, with the translated sequence MSLFPMIQPGAARVETALPLCREVDWDFELDIPIYKNGSPSFVTGARAVLVWAWNALHTPRYRHEIYTWNYGNEVEQLIGQPFTDDLKRSEVTRFVRECLLINPYITDVADITVNFANETVKVSCRIITVYGEVNLNV
- a CDS encoding baseplate J/gp47 family protein, which gives rise to MFETITPESIKENILNELALVDVREGSYTNNLVSPTALAIWKLYDSLNALIPMVYVDETSGVYIDKKAAHYGITRKSGTKATAVLHFTGVDGKVVPKGTVFLTGDGLEFVTESAVTITAGAARTTAIAAEAGEAYNVPGGSITQQIVSISGLTGVTNDAAVGGTDPESDKSLVERLYAYLRKPATSGNVYHYEQWALAVDGVGGVKVAPLWNGPGTVKVLIVSPAKAPVDQEVVTRCADHIQQNRPIGAAVTVESASALMINVEATITIESTTTKSAVKEAFANSLNAYLQSIAFEKYELIYNRLAFMLLDIEGVIDYEDLTVNGGTSNITIAANEVPVAGMVVIS